A single window of Senegalia massiliensis DNA harbors:
- a CDS encoding N-acetylmuramoyl-L-alanine amidase, with the protein MKLSFKKLVFVLVILFLTISTLSLNNVIANDNDSIKETEESFEKLEEQNVFTVKFNSNSENQIDAQEVAGNQKIKQPIELIKRGYSFKGWFIDENFTTRWNFEQDVVTENLTLYAKWEVQEFVITFKDYDGTELSNQTIEYGKGAVAPKDPIREKYNFIGWDKDFTNVTTDLIIKAKYELNEFVRLNNLSITGDYYTKARLTISADGTSTNGVLYQYWVKDLEENRWKMIKDYSESKSATWVPGKAGDYLYGVHIKDKNSGERLDTHLYKDITINKLPKAELNNFSITGDYYTKARLTMSADGTSTNGVLYQYWVKNLEENRWEMIKDYSESKSVTWVPGKAGDYLYGVHIKDKYSDERLDTFEYNNIIIDTKPTEIKEVIIEGTNYTNSKLTITASGTSENGVLYQFWRKDKSTGNWKMLKDYSEENSATWIPEKSGNYLYGVHVKDKKSQKRLDTFNYNNISIEKLPKAIFKDLNIEGSGNNKSAHKITANGNSINGVLYQFWAKDKLTGNWKMLKDYSEENSATWIPEKSGDYLYGVHVKDKNSSERLDNFHYKNIIIKKIDTKIKELNIEQYQPGRYTIKSEGISDNNTLYQYWVKDLSTNIWTMIKDYSTSKSTDWIPRKKGTYLYGVHIKDSSSSNRLDDFNYKRVTVTEILKTTILDLSVKGTSNINNTHTITANGVSPNGVLYQYWIKDKSIGKWSMIKDYSTSKYANWIPKKAGNYLYGVHIKDKNSGERLDTHLYKDITIKGPLIGRTIMLDPGHGGYDPGAVNNTLGIKEKDYNNALSMKIREKLISLGANVTFTRNPWEDKYIHLHDRTPIVNEAKPDIMISIHHDSSTNKNASGMSVHYSSYRPGLDTSNAYVLYKGKEYKFVREIKDWLDPIRKTRDPGIVYLDNGKEKIVNIKDVMVYDNRNPQDVAIESEKLAESLYSSLGKLNYNKYYSYIKDHNLHMTRWSNVPSALIEAGFISNNEEAKRINKPEERNKIAQTIVDAIVSYFN; encoded by the coding sequence ATGAAATTAAGTTTTAAGAAGTTAGTATTTGTTTTGGTTATATTATTTTTAACCATTTCTACATTGTCATTAAATAATGTTATAGCAAATGACAATGATTCAATAAAAGAAACTGAAGAAAGTTTTGAGAAATTAGAAGAACAAAATGTTTTTACAGTAAAATTTAATAGCAATAGTGAGAATCAAATAGATGCTCAAGAAGTAGCAGGGAATCAAAAAATAAAGCAACCAATAGAACTAATAAAAAGGGGTTACAGTTTCAAAGGTTGGTTTATAGATGAAAATTTCACTACAAGATGGAACTTTGAACAAGATGTTGTAACGGAAAATCTAACTTTATATGCAAAATGGGAAGTGCAAGAATTTGTTATTACATTTAAAGATTATGATGGAACAGAACTGTCAAATCAAACTATAGAATATGGAAAAGGTGCAGTTGCACCAAAAGATCCTATAAGAGAAAAATATAATTTTATAGGATGGGATAAAGATTTCACAAATGTAACAACAGATTTAATAATTAAAGCTAAATATGAACTAAATGAATTTGTAAGATTAAATAATTTAAGTATAACAGGAGATTATTATACTAAAGCTAGACTTACCATATCAGCAGATGGAACTTCAACAAATGGAGTATTGTATCAATATTGGGTAAAAGATTTAGAAGAAAATAGATGGAAAATGATAAAAGATTATTCAGAATCTAAAAGTGCTACATGGGTACCTGGAAAAGCAGGAGATTATCTATATGGAGTGCATATAAAAGATAAAAATAGTGGTGAAAGATTAGATACACATCTTTATAAAGATATAACTATAAACAAATTACCTAAAGCAGAATTAAATAATTTTAGTATAACAGGAGATTATTATACTAAAGCTAGACTTACCATGTCAGCAGATGGAACTTCAACAAATGGAGTATTGTATCAATATTGGGTAAAGAATTTAGAAGAAAATAGATGGGAAATGATAAAAGATTATTCAGAATCTAAAAGTGTTACATGGGTACCTGGAAAAGCAGGAGATTATCTATATGGAGTGCATATAAAAGATAAATATAGCGATGAAAGGTTAGATACATTTGAATATAACAATATAATTATAGATACAAAACCTACAGAAATAAAAGAAGTTATAATAGAAGGAACAAATTATACAAATAGCAAGTTAACAATAACAGCAAGCGGGACAAGTGAGAATGGAGTATTATATCAGTTCTGGAGGAAAGATAAATCAACAGGTAATTGGAAGATGTTAAAAGACTATTCAGAAGAAAATAGTGCAACATGGATTCCAGAAAAATCAGGGAATTATTTATATGGAGTACATGTAAAAGATAAAAAAAGTCAGAAAAGATTAGATACATTTAATTACAATAATATAAGTATAGAAAAGCTACCAAAAGCTATATTTAAAGATTTAAATATAGAAGGTAGTGGAAATAATAAATCAGCACATAAAATAACAGCAAACGGTAATTCTATTAATGGAGTATTATATCAATTTTGGGCAAAAGATAAATTAACAGGCAACTGGAAGATGTTAAAAGACTATTCGGAAGAAAATAGTGCAACATGGATTCCAGAAAAGTCAGGGGACTATTTATATGGAGTACATGTAAAAGATAAAAATAGTTCAGAAAGATTAGATAATTTCCATTATAAAAATATAATTATTAAAAAAATAGATACAAAAATCAAAGAATTAAATATAGAGCAGTACCAACCAGGAAGATATACAATTAAATCTGAAGGTATAAGTGACAATAATACATTATATCAATACTGGGTAAAAGATTTAAGTACAAACATATGGACAATGATAAAAGATTATTCTACGAGTAAAAGTACAGATTGGATTCCTAGAAAAAAAGGCACATATCTTTATGGAGTTCATATTAAAGATTCCAGTAGCTCAAATAGATTAGATGATTTTAATTATAAAAGAGTAACTGTAACAGAAATACTTAAAACTACAATTTTAGATTTATCAGTTAAAGGGACATCAAATATCAATAATACTCATACAATTACAGCTAATGGAGTATCACCAAATGGAGTATTATATCAATATTGGATAAAAGATAAGTCTATTGGTAAATGGTCAATGATAAAGGATTATTCTACAAGTAAATACGCAAATTGGATTCCTAAAAAAGCAGGGAATTATCTATATGGAGTGCATATAAAAGATAAAAATAGTGGTGAAAGATTAGATACACATCTTTATAAAGATATAACTATAAAAGGACCACTTATCGGGAGAACTATAATGCTAGACCCAGGGCATGGTGGATATGACCCAGGTGCTGTAAATAATACCTTAGGTATAAAAGAAAAAGATTATAATAATGCTTTGAGCATGAAAATTCGTGAAAAATTGATTTCATTAGGGGCAAATGTTACTTTTACTAGAAATCCATGGGAAGATAAGTATATTCATTTACACGATAGAACGCCAATTGTAAATGAAGCAAAACCTGATATTATGATAAGTATCCATCATGATAGTAGTACAAATAAAAATGCTTCAGGGATGAGTGTTCATTATAGTTCATATAGACCAGGATTAGATACCTCAAATGCATATGTTTTATATAAAGGAAAAGAATATAAATTTGTAAGAGAAATAAAAGATTGGCTAGACCCAATTAGAAAAACAAGAGATCCTGGTATAGTTTATCTTGATAATGGAAAAGAAAAAATAGTAAATATTAAAGATGTAATGGTATATGATAATAGAAATCCACAAGATGTAGCTATAGAAAGTGAAAAATTAGCTGAAAGTTTATATAGTTCATTAGGGAAGTTAAATTATAATAAGTATTATAGTTATATTAAGGATCATAATCTTCATATGACTAGATGGAGTAATGTACCATCTGCTCTTATAGAAGCAGGATTTATATCGAATAATGAGGAAGCAAAAAGAATTAATAAACCAGAAGAAAGAAATAAGATAGCACAAACGATAGTAGATGCTATAGTATCATATTTTAACTAA